The DNA segment GCCTCTCTTAGCCCGGCGTACGAGGTCTTTTTCTGCACTCAATTTGTAATATGCCCTCCCCTCACTTTATTCTTCTAGATATTCGACTCTAGTATTTAAAATTCCTTCAAAGAATTTATATTGTCACAGCTTACGAGAAAATTATTTAGAATTCTTCCTAATCTCTCGATTCAGGTAAATCTTGAATTTTTCGGTAATTAAACCCCACCTAAATAAGCCTTCAATACCTTGTCATTTTGAAGAAGTTCTTCTCCGGTTCCGGTAAGTGTTATTGTTCCGGTTTCAAGGACATAAGCATAATCTGCTATTTTTAAAGCCATACGGGCATTTTGTTCGATTAAAAGAATGGTTACCCCATCATCATGAATCTTTTTTATTACTGAAAAAACATCCTTTACAAGTATTGGTGCAAGCCCCAATGACGGTTCATCCAACATTAAAAGCTTTGGCCTTGACATTAAAGCCCTGCCCAAGGCCAGCATCTGCTGCTCACCACCTGAAAGTGTACCTGCCATCTGAGTTTCCCTTTCTTTGAGCCGCGGGAAAATTGAATAGACCCATTCCATGTCTTTTTTTACGTTTTCTTTATCTTTTCTTGTATAAGCACCCAAAATCAGATTTTCATATATTGTCAAATCACTAAATACCCTTCTGCCTTCGGGAACCATGGTTATTCCCATCTTTACAATATCTTTTGTAGGTATTTTGGAAATGTCTTGACCCATAAATGCTACATTGCCGGTTTTCTTAACTAGATTGCATATTGCTCTAAGAGAGGAGCTCTTACCGGCACCATTTGCACCTATAAGTGTTACGATACTTCCTTCAGGAACATTAAAATCGATGCCTCTTACCGCATGAATACCACCGTATCTTACATTCAGATTTTTTACTTCAAGCATCCAACTCCACCCCCAGATATGCTTCTATAACCTTCTGATTGTTTTGAACTTCATCAGGCGTGCCTTCAGCTATGGTTATTCCATGATCAAGTACTAGAATTCTTTCACAAATCCCCATAACTACTTGCATATGATGTTCAATAAGCAAAATTGTCAAGTTAAATTTATCCCGGATTTGTTTCAAAAACTCCATTAACTCTTCCGATTCCTTGGGATTCATTCCGGCAGCCGGTTCATCCAGCAAAAGAAGTTTGGGGCGGGTTGCAAGAGCCCGTGCTATTTCCAAATGTCTTTGTTGACCATATGGCAACGAACTTGCCTTTTCATTAAGGTATTCCGTGAGATTTACTTTTTCCAGCAGTTCAAGTGTCTGATCTCTCATCATTTTTTCTTCTCTATTATATTTAGGTGTTCGAAAGGTTGCATCAATAAAACTCGATTTTATTCTAAGATGATGGCCTACCAGAACATTTTCAAAAACAGACATGTTTTCAAAAAGTCGTATATTTTGAAACGTCCTTGCCACTCCGAGTTTTGTTATTTTATCCGGTAAAAGTCTAGTAATATCGTTTCCTTGAAACATTATACTTCCGGATGTAGGAACATATATTCCGGTTATGGCGTTGAAGGCGGTAGTCTTGCCTGCACCGTTTGGACCAATTAAGCCTACTATTTCACCCTCTTTTAGATTTAATGAAAAATTAGAAACTGCGGTTAAACCTCCGAATTTAATGGTTATTTTATTGACTTCCAAAATTGCCACGATGACCGCTCTCCTTTCCCAGCAGCATATCCCATGATATTTCATTCTCACCCATGATCCCATGCCTCAGAAACAATACTACCAGAATCAAAAGAATAGCAAAAACCACCATCCTCATTCCGGAAATTCCGGGTAAGCTTATAAATCCTAAATCCATGGGTGATTCTACTACTCGAAGCAATTCCATCAGAACCGTTATTATGCATGCCGAAATAACTGATCCCGTAATACTCCCCATACCGCCAAGAACAACCATCAATAAAATCTGATATGTGAAGAAAAATCTAAACATGGTAGGATCTATTGTGGAATTCAGATTTGCAAGGAGAGCGCCGCCAATACCTGCTATAAATGCGCTTATAGTAAATGATAGTGTCTTATGATTAAAAAGATTAATACCCATAGCCTGTGCAGCTATTTCATCTTCACGTATGGCTTTAAAGGCTCTACCATAGCTGGAATTTACTAATGATTTTAATCCTAAAATAATTACAATAGCTACACCCCAACTCCAATATTGGTCGGTATATTGAGGTATTCCTTTTAAACCCAGGGCACCATTAGTAATCGTCTGGGTATTTGTAAATACAACTGAGATTATTTCTCCAAAACCCAATGTCGCAATAGCCAGATAATCACCCTTCAGCTTTAATACCGGTGCACCAATCAGAAACCCAACTAAGGCCGACAAAATACCGGCTATGAGCAGCGCAAAGAAAAAGTGGACATTGATATTTAACAGCATTGGGTTTATAGGCTGCATGAAAAAATTCATGGTTTTTATACCCGGAGGCATTGTCAAAAGAGCACTGGTATATGCCCCGATAGCCATAAATCCGGCTGTACCTAAAGAGAAAAGGCCTGTAAATCCATTAGTTAGATTTAAACTCAGTGCAAGAATGCTATTTATCGCACAAAGATTAAATATTCTCATCACATAGGCATCCAAATGGGTTTTAGTCCAAGATAAAAAAATAAAAAAAGCTGCTATCAGAACAGTGGTTAAAATAGCATTTCGATATTTTTTAGCCATATTTTTCACCTACACCTTCTCTGCCACTTTCTCACCCAAGATACCGGTGGGCTTAAACAGCAGAATTACTATCAAAATAATGAATGCAAATGCATCCCTATATCCCGAAAGACCAGGCAAAAAAGCTACAAGCAAGATTTCTCCAAGACCCAAAAGGAATCCCCCAAGCATAGCTCCCGGAATATTTCCGATACCGCCTACAACTGCAGCAATGAAGCACTTGAGTCCGGGCATAATACCTATGAGCGGATGAATCTGAGGATATTTTAACGCCCACATGATGCCGCCTACCGCTGCCAAGGCAGAACCGATTCCAAACGTGAATGATATTATTGCATCCACATCTATGCCCATGAGCTTGGCAGTATCCATGTCTTTGGAACATGCTCTCATTGCCATTCCGGTTACGGTATGGTTGACAATATACACCATACCGAACAATAAGATTGCAGAAATTATAGGTATAATTATGCCAAGACTTGTGATTGAAACACCTGATATGTTGATAACACCTTTAAAAATAGGTGGTACGTAAAATGCTTTTGCGCGGCCTCCAAACACTACCAAACCCATGTTTTCTAAAAAAAACGAAACCCCGATAGCTGAAATTAATACAGAAATTCTCGGTGCCTCTCTTAATGGCTTATACGCGGCCTTTTCTATGACTATGCCGACCAATACTGTAAGTGCAATAGAAACTATGACTGCAAGCCACCACGGAAGTGAAAACATCCCTACGCCAAAAAATACAAAATATGCCGCCAGCATGATTATATCACCATGAGCGAAGTTTATAAGTCTTACAATTCCATATACCATAGTATATCCTATGGCGATAAGGGCGTAGAGGCTTCCAAGAGAAATACCATTGACAAGATGCTGGAAAAAAAGTCCCGCTGTCATATGAAAAACCTCCAGTTTCATGAATCTGCCCGGGATATCCCGGGCAGAGCTATTTTATTTTATTGTATAAAGGTTTGCCGAGTTTGATTTTAAAAAATCTTACGTTTAATCGGGCTGAACTGTTTCAATGTAAACAAACTTACCATCTTTTACCTGTTTTATCACTGCGCTTTTATTGGCATCTCCATTTTCATCAAGGGAAATTATACCGGTTGCACCTTCAAAGTTTTGAATTTTAGCAATTTCATCCCTTATAGCCTGCGGATCTGCAGAACCGGCCTTTTCAATTGCTTCTCTGGCTACGAGATAGGCATCAAAACCTAAAGCTGCAAAAGCACTGGGAGGTTGACCATATTTTTTCTCAAAGGCATCTAAAAATTCTTTTGAAACCTCGGTAACTGGAGCTTCAGCTGTATAGTGGGTACTAAACGATACTCCCTCAACTTCTTTGCCGCCTATATCTATAAATTCCGGTGCTTCATAGGTATCTCCGCCAAGAAATGGTGCAGTAATTCCCAAGTCTCTTGCCTGTTTTATAAGCAAAGCGGATTCACCATAATTACCAGGAGCAAAAATTACATCAGGTTTTAAATCTTTTATTGCAGTCAGCTGTGCCGAGAAATCCTGGTCATTTGTCTTATATTTCGTTTCAGCAACAATGGCATCTTTATCTCCGGTTAGCTCTATAAAAGCCTCTCTGAAGAAATTAGAAAGACCTACCGAGTAATCATTTGCCATGTCCATTATTATGGCGGCCTTTTTGGCTTTTAGTGTATTGAATGCGTATTTTGCCATTACTTTACCCTGAAATGGATCTATGAAACACACCCTAAAATAATAGTCATTGTCAAGGGTAACAAGAGGATTTGTTGGTGAACATCCAATTGCCGGGACTTTTTTCTCTTTAGCAACTTGTCCTCCAGCCATTGAATTTGAACTGCCGTAGGAACCGATTATTACACAGACTTTATCTTTTTCAATCAAGCGCGCAACGGCATTAGCAGATTCAGTTTTATCTGTCTTGTTATCTACAATAAACAGCTTGATTTCTTTACCAAGCACTTCTGGATACATTTCCTTTGCCAACTCAATACCTTCTACTGTCATCTGGCCACCAGCAGCACTAGCCCCTGTCATGGGTTCATAAACGCCAATTCTGATAACATCTTCGTCTGCGGCTTTTTGTTCAGCATCCTCAGCTTTCTTTTCCGTTTCAGCAGGTTTACTGCCACAGCCCGACAACACAAGTGACATCGTTAACAAAAGAATTACAGACACAACAAATAGTTTCCCCATTCGTTTTAACCTCAATTACCTTCCCCCTTTATAATAGCATTCATATTCAAGCAAAGAATACTGTTTTTACAGCTAATCTAACCTCCCCTCTTGTACGCGTCTTGCGAATGCATGTCTATGATATATAGAGTACCATCGTTTAATACAAAAATCAAGAAGTTTTTTATGAAAAACAGCCTTCATCGAGAGCATAACATTTATTAATAAATAACTAAATATACAGATACTATAGCAGCAAAAATATTGGATAATATATCGAAAAATGATATCTGGGTTTTTATATATAATATGTTTTTGATGGTCAAAACTAAAAAAACAGAGCTTTGGATTTTCATTCCAAAACTCTGTAATCATTGTCATATCTGGTGCCGAAGGCGGGAATCGAACCCGCATGGTATTGCTACCACTGGATTTTGAGTCCAGCGCGTCTGCCAGTTCCACCACTTCGGCTTGCATGTGCTTATTATCTTAGCATATCTTTTAAAAGATTTCAAGAGGATTGTTGCAAAATGGCAAGCGCCGCTAAATGCAAGTTAAAATGAAGGTTTCTGCGCTGAAATCAAAGTTAAATTTATATAAAAATAGCACCACTTAAGGGCATTATGCAAATACCTGCAAAAGATGATAAAAGAGCCAGTCTGCTGTAACCATACTGCCGAGATGTTGGAATAAGCTCCTCGAAACTTATATAAATCATGATACCTGCTACTGCCGCAAATATTGCTCCTAGCAAAAACTCATTAATAAACGGTCTTAACACAAGAAAGGCTAAAATTGCACCAATAGGCTCTGCAACACCTGATAAAAAGGTGTATTTTAAAGCAGTTATTTTGCTCTGTGTTGCAAAATATATCGGCATAGCTACCGAGATACCCTCAGGTATATTGTGAAAGGCAATTGCAAAACCTATTGATGCTCCCAAAGTAGGATCATTATAGCCAGCCATAAAAGTTGCTATTCCCTCGGGGAAATTATGCAGCATCATTGCCAGCATTGATACAAAACCAACTCGATAAAGATTTTGATGTGGCTTATCATTTTTTTCAGTATCAAATTCTTCATGTGGCACAAAATAATCAATTACCAAAGCCGCTGATAGGCCTAATGCCATAAATATAACTGAAAAGATTATTGCTCGGTTTTCTCCGGTATAAATCCCGATAGCCTGCTGAGCTTGCGGCAGTAAATCGGAAAATGATACTGATATCATCACTCCCGCCGCAAATCCTAATGAACACGATACTATCTTTTCACTTTTAGATTTTGTAAAAAATATTAAAATCGCCCCTAATAATGTTGACATACCAGCTGCAATAGAAATTATTAATGCTGTAAAAGTACGTTGGTCCAAACAGTTCACCTCTAATCTTTAAATTTGTAAAGGGCTTTTTAGGCAAACCTCATTTCTTACATTTTACCCTAACATACTAATCAAGTATGTTGTGTTCATAAATACAAATGTCATACCTGCAAATTCTGATCAATTAATAATCGAATCAGCTTATCGCTTCTTTCATTGCCTTTACATAATCCGAGACCGGGATTACGGCATCCCTCCCATACTCTCCTATAATCTTGACAATAGCTGAACCTACAATTATACCATCAGCTATTTGAGCCATTTTCGTTGCTTGAGCAGGAGTTGAGATTCCGAACCCAATTGCTGTAGGGATATTAGTGGACTCTCGGACAAGTTTTACCATATTATCTACATCAGAATTAATCTCATTTCTTATTCCTGTAACTCCCAAAGAGGATATACAGTAAACAAAGCCTTCCGCTTCTTTTGCAATCATCAAAATGCGTTGGTTTGACGTAGGTGCGATAAGGGAAATAAGCTCTAATCCATACATTCTACAGGCAGGTGCAAAATCCTCTTTCTCCTCGAAGGGCACATCGGGAAGTATCAATCCGTCCATACCAGCCTCGGCAGCCGTTCTCATAAAGCGCTCCGTTCCATATGAAAATACCACATTGGCATATGTCATAAACACCATAGGGATTTTAACAGTTTTTCTGACTTTATAAACCATCTCAAATATATCATCTGTCGTTACGCCACCGGTAAGCGCTCGCAGGTTTGCAGCTTGAATGATTGGTCCTTCGGCCGTTGGATCGGAAAATGGAATCCCAAGTTCAATAAGATCCGCGCCGGCATCGGCAATGGCTCTTACTAGCTTTTCTGTGGTATCTAAATCCGGATCACCACAGGTTAAAAATGCAACAAACGCCTTCCCGTGGTCAAATGCACTTTTTATATTACTCATTCTGATAAATTCTCCCCTCTGTAGCGGGCAATAGCAGCACAGTCTTTGTCGCCCCGCCCGGAGATGTTAATTACTATAATTTTGTCTTTACCCATCTTAGGTGCCAGCTTCATACCATATGCCACGGCATGAGCACTCTCAATCGCCGGAATAATGCCTTCTGTGCGTGAAAGATATTCAAAGGCATCAACCGCCTCCTCATCAGTTATTGCTACATAATGTGCCCTGCCGGAATCATATAGATAAGCATGCTCCGGCCCGATTCCAGGATAATCAAGACCGGCGGAAATAGAGTAAACCGGTGCAATTTGCCCATATTGGTCTTGACAAAAGTATGATTTCATGCCATGAAAGATTCCCGGTTTTCCAGTGGCAATGGTTGCCGCCGTTTCAAAAGTATCAACACCTCTGCCGGCTGCCTCACAGCCGATCAGCTCTACCGATTTGTCATTAATAAAATGATAGAATGCACCAATTGCATTAGAACCGCCGCCTACACATGCAAGAACCGCATCCGGAAGACGGCCTTCTTTTTCCAACAACTGTCCTTTAATCTCTTTTGATATTACTGATTGGAAATCCCTAACAATAGTTGGAAATGGATGAGGACCCATAACTGAACCTAAGATATAATGTGTATCGGCAATGCGGTTCGTCCATTCACGCATTGTTTCCGACACTGCGTCCTTTAACGTAGCGGTACCTGAGGTAACCGGATGTACCTTCGCGCCGAGAAGTCTCATCTTGTAGACGTTTAGAGCTTGGCGCCTAGTATCTTCTTTTCCCATAAAAATTTCACATTCCATACCCATAAGCGCTGCTGCTGTAGCAGTTGCAACTCCATGTTGGCCGGCTCCGGTTTCAGCAATCACACGAGTCTTTCCCATTTTTTTTGCTAAAAGCGCCTGGCCCAACACATTATTTATTTTATGCGCACCGGTATGATTCAAGTCTTCACGCTTAAGATAGACTTTTGCACCACCTAAGTCCTCCGTCATCTTCCCAGCAAAATAAAGCAGGGATGGCCTTCCGGCATAGTCTTTAAATAAATCCGCAAGTTCAGCATTAAATTGCGAATCATCTTTATAGTAATTGTATGCTTCTTCCAGTTCAATTACGGCATTCATTAATGTTTCCGGTATATACTGCCCGCCATGACTTCCAAATCTCCCTTTTGACATAGTTTCCTCCTCGTATAATAAAGTCATAGTTTAAAAACTATATTTCTTTTCTATCTCACTATTCTTGTGAGATAATAATTGTACAGATAGAGGTCGTAGTTTTCCTCCTTGAAGCCTAGTCTTCCTTTTCAAGGGTTACGCCTCTTCTTTACATCCATATGCGAATGAGCTGGATAGTACAAAAGTTACTGAATATCTAACGAGGTTGCATCATGTAAAGTAGAGAGGTCCTAGACTTTATCTGTAAATATATTAAAAGCTGGTGATTTTATGTTTTATGTTGGTATTGATATTGCTAAACAAAACCACGAAGCTTCTATTATTGATTCTAATGGTAAGCTTCTTGATAAAAGTATATCCTTTTCAAATTCTCAAGTAGGTTGCAATAAATTAATTGCCTTGCTTGAAAGATTTGAAGCTGATACTTCCAACACTGTTATTGGTATGGAAGCTACTGGTCATTATTGGGTTAGCCTTTATTCATATCTAATTGATCTAGGGTTTACTGTAAATGTTATTAACCCTATTCAATCAGATGCATTTAGAAAGATGTATATTAGGCAAACTAAGAACGACTCTAAGGATTCCTTTATCATTGCTCAAATTATGCGTTTCGGTGAATTTTCCACTACTTCTTTAGCTGATGAAGATGTTATGGCCTTACGCCAATTATCCAGATACCGTCTCGCTTTAGTAGATGAATGCTCTGATTGGAAACGCAAGTGTATTGCTCTTTTGGATCAAGTTTTCCCTGAATACTCTAAGCTTTTTTCTGATACCTTTGGAGTAACTTCTAGGGAGCTGCTCTCTAAATATCCTACTCCAGAGGATATGTTATCCATAGATACAGGGACTCTTTCCAAACTTCTATCCGAAGCTAGTAGAGGACGTTTTGGTATTTCAAAAGCTTCTGAAATTCAAGAGTCTGCTACTAATACTTTTGGTATTAACTTTGCAAAAGATGCATTTGCATTTCAAATTAAGCAAATTATTGCCCAAATTAATTTTATCGAAGAACAGCTAAAAGAACTTGAAACTGAAATTTCTACACTCCTTCACCAAACCAATTCAGTTATTACTACTATTACAGGTATTGGTGATGTTCTTGGTGCTATTATTATCGGAGAAATTGGTGATATTTCCCGTTTTGAAGCTGCACCCCAACTTGTTGCCTATGCAGGTCTTGATGTAGCCGTAAAACAATCTGGTGATTTTGTGGGGACACAGACTAAAATTTCTAAACGTGGTTCTCCATATCTTCGTAGGGCAATTTGGTTAGCTGCTACTGTTGCAGCCTTCAAAGACCCAGCTCTGTCAGTCTATTATCAATCACTTAGGGCAAGAGGGAAACATCATTTAACTGCCATTGGGGCTGTCGCTAGAAAGATGTGTAATATTATCTTTGCAGTCCTTCGTGATAACAAACCCTATGTGCCTGATATTAAATAGGATTGGTAAAAACTAACCTGCTTTTACAACCTAAATTTTTTATTCTATATTTAGGTTTATTTGTTTTGCCTAATTTTACATAAGTATTTATGGCAGGTTCTGTCAAGGGATGCTTTTTCCCTTGACGGGTTCTGACAGAAATTTTATAATCACAAAGGCAAAATAAATTAAATTATCTCTTGACTTTTAATAGCTGGTCTTGTTTTAATAAATGTTTTGTTAATAAATTACAGTTTATGATATATGATAGATAATCTGCTGATAACCGATACAATCATATACTATTTAATGTCATACTCTTAACCTCTCCTAGCTGCAGCAACTGCCGCATAAATTTTTGTTTTATCTTTTACGCCGTCTGATTCTACTCCTGAACTAATATCCAGTGCGTAGGGATTAAATTGTTTAATTGCATCCGGAATATTTTCCGGTGTCAGACCTCCGGCAAGAATAAACGGGCGACAAAAATCCATTATCAGTGACCAGTCAAAACGTTTTCCAGAACCATGCCCGTTGTCCAAAAGCACCATGTCTGCCGCACTTGTTTTAGCAACCTCTAAATCCTTTGCCGAGCGAATTCTGTATGCCTTCCAAATCTTATTTTCCGGAAGAATGCATCGGAGGCCGGATATAAATTCATTACTTTCGCTGCCATGCAGTTGAACTACATTTATAATATTTTGGCAGCATAATTCAACAATCTCTGTGTAAGATGCATTTACAAATACCCCAACAGTAGCTATTGCCGGGTGCAATGCCTTGCGCAGCTCCAATGCCAGTTTTAACGATATATTTCTGCGGCTTTGAGGGTAAAACACAAACCCTGCATAATCAGGCATAGCACAGTTGACATACTCTGCATCACACAACCGAAAAAGACCGCATATCTTAATCTTTGTGTCACTCATTGTGCCGCTCTCCTAAAAGACTCAAGCACTGACTTCTTATCGCTGGCTTTCATCAAAGACTCGCCAATCAGTACCGCATCAGCACCTATTGCTTTAAGGAATACTATATCTGCAGATGAATGTACACCGGATTCTGCAACAAATATAGCTTCAGGCGGTACTTTATCTCGCAGTCTTGCAGCATTATTCAAATCCACAGTAAAATCTTTCAGATTTCTATTATTAACACCAATTAAACGGGCGCCTGCCGAAACCGCTGACTCAATTTCCTTCTCATCATGTGCTTCCACCAGGGCGCAAATTCCCATTTCCTCGCATA comes from the Tepidanaerobacter acetatoxydans Re1 genome and includes:
- a CDS encoding branched-chain amino acid ABC transporter permease, with the translated sequence MAKKYRNAILTTVLIAAFFIFLSWTKTHLDAYVMRIFNLCAINSILALSLNLTNGFTGLFSLGTAGFMAIGAYTSALLTMPPGIKTMNFFMQPINPMLLNINVHFFFALLIAGILSALVGFLIGAPVLKLKGDYLAIATLGFGEIISVVFTNTQTITNGALGLKGIPQYTDQYWSWGVAIVIILGLKSLVNSSYGRAFKAIREDEIAAQAMGINLFNHKTLSFTISAFIAGIGGALLANLNSTIDPTMFRFFFTYQILLMVVLGGMGSITGSVISACIITVLMELLRVVESPMDLGFISLPGISGMRMVVFAILLILVVLFLRHGIMGENEISWDMLLGKESGHRGNFGSQ
- the zupT gene encoding zinc transporter ZupT, with translation MDQRTFTALIISIAAGMSTLLGAILIFFTKSKSEKIVSCSLGFAAGVMISVSFSDLLPQAQQAIGIYTGENRAIIFSVIFMALGLSAALVIDYFVPHEEFDTEKNDKPHQNLYRVGFVSMLAMMLHNFPEGIATFMAGYNDPTLGASIGFAIAFHNIPEGISVAMPIYFATQSKITALKYTFLSGVAEPIGAILAFLVLRPFINEFLLGAIFAAVAGIMIYISFEELIPTSRQYGYSRLALLSSFAGICIMPLSGAIFI
- a CDS encoding ABC transporter ATP-binding protein — encoded protein: MAILEVNKITIKFGGLTAVSNFSLNLKEGEIVGLIGPNGAGKTTAFNAITGIYVPTSGSIMFQGNDITRLLPDKITKLGVARTFQNIRLFENMSVFENVLVGHHLRIKSSFIDATFRTPKYNREEKMMRDQTLELLEKVNLTEYLNEKASSLPYGQQRHLEIARALATRPKLLLLDEPAAGMNPKESEELMEFLKQIRDKFNLTILLIEHHMQVVMGICERILVLDHGITIAEGTPDEVQNNQKVIEAYLGVELDA
- the trpA gene encoding tryptophan synthase subunit alpha — protein: MSNIKSAFDHGKAFVAFLTCGDPDLDTTEKLVRAIADAGADLIELGIPFSDPTAEGPIIQAANLRALTGGVTTDDIFEMVYKVRKTVKIPMVFMTYANVVFSYGTERFMRTAAEAGMDGLILPDVPFEEKEDFAPACRMYGLELISLIAPTSNQRILMIAKEAEGFVYCISSLGVTGIRNEINSDVDNMVKLVRESTNIPTAIGFGISTPAQATKMAQIADGIIVGSAIVKIIGEYGRDAVIPVSDYVKAMKEAIS
- a CDS encoding phosphoribosylanthranilate isomerase; the protein is MSDTKIKICGLFRLCDAEYVNCAMPDYAGFVFYPQSRRNISLKLALELRKALHPAIATVGVFVNASYTEIVELCCQNIINVVQLHGSESNEFISGLRCILPENKIWKAYRIRSAKDLEVAKTSAADMVLLDNGHGSGKRFDWSLIMDFCRPFILAGGLTPENIPDAIKQFNPYALDISSGVESDGVKDKTKIYAAVAAARRG
- a CDS encoding ABC transporter ATP-binding protein codes for the protein MLEVKNLNVRYGGIHAVRGIDFNVPEGSIVTLIGANGAGKSSSLRAICNLVKKTGNVAFMGQDISKIPTKDIVKMGITMVPEGRRVFSDLTIYENLILGAYTRKDKENVKKDMEWVYSIFPRLKERETQMAGTLSGGEQQMLALGRALMSRPKLLMLDEPSLGLAPILVKDVFSVIKKIHDDGVTILLIEQNARMALKIADYAYVLETGTITLTGTGEELLQNDKVLKAYLGGV
- a CDS encoding IS110 family transposase; this encodes MFYVGIDIAKQNHEASIIDSNGKLLDKSISFSNSQVGCNKLIALLERFEADTSNTVIGMEATGHYWVSLYSYLIDLGFTVNVINPIQSDAFRKMYIRQTKNDSKDSFIIAQIMRFGEFSTTSLADEDVMALRQLSRYRLALVDECSDWKRKCIALLDQVFPEYSKLFSDTFGVTSRELLSKYPTPEDMLSIDTGTLSKLLSEASRGRFGISKASEIQESATNTFGINFAKDAFAFQIKQIIAQINFIEEQLKELETEISTLLHQTNSVITTITGIGDVLGAIIIGEIGDISRFEAAPQLVAYAGLDVAVKQSGDFVGTQTKISKRGSPYLRRAIWLAATVAAFKDPALSVYYQSLRARGKHHLTAIGAVARKMCNIIFAVLRDNKPYVPDIK
- the trpB gene encoding tryptophan synthase subunit beta; amino-acid sequence: MSKGRFGSHGGQYIPETLMNAVIELEEAYNYYKDDSQFNAELADLFKDYAGRPSLLYFAGKMTEDLGGAKVYLKREDLNHTGAHKINNVLGQALLAKKMGKTRVIAETGAGQHGVATATAAALMGMECEIFMGKEDTRRQALNVYKMRLLGAKVHPVTSGTATLKDAVSETMREWTNRIADTHYILGSVMGPHPFPTIVRDFQSVISKEIKGQLLEKEGRLPDAVLACVGGGSNAIGAFYHFINDKSVELIGCEAAGRGVDTFETAATIATGKPGIFHGMKSYFCQDQYGQIAPVYSISAGLDYPGIGPEHAYLYDSGRAHYVAITDEEAVDAFEYLSRTEGIIPAIESAHAVAYGMKLAPKMGKDKIIVINISGRGDKDCAAIARYRGENLSE
- a CDS encoding ABC transporter substrate-binding protein — protein: MGKLFVVSVILLLTMSLVLSGCGSKPAETEKKAEDAEQKAADEDVIRIGVYEPMTGASAAGGQMTVEGIELAKEMYPEVLGKEIKLFIVDNKTDKTESANAVARLIEKDKVCVIIGSYGSSNSMAGGQVAKEKKVPAIGCSPTNPLVTLDNDYYFRVCFIDPFQGKVMAKYAFNTLKAKKAAIIMDMANDYSVGLSNFFREAFIELTGDKDAIVAETKYKTNDQDFSAQLTAIKDLKPDVIFAPGNYGESALLIKQARDLGITAPFLGGDTYEAPEFIDIGGKEVEGVSFSTHYTAEAPVTEVSKEFLDAFEKKYGQPPSAFAALGFDAYLVAREAIEKAGSADPQAIRDEIAKIQNFEGATGIISLDENGDANKSAVIKQVKDGKFVYIETVQPD
- a CDS encoding branched-chain amino acid ABC transporter permease; the protein is MTAGLFFQHLVNGISLGSLYALIAIGYTMVYGIVRLINFAHGDIIMLAAYFVFFGVGMFSLPWWLAVIVSIALTVLVGIVIEKAAYKPLREAPRISVLISAIGVSFFLENMGLVVFGGRAKAFYVPPIFKGVINISGVSITSLGIIIPIISAILLFGMVYIVNHTVTGMAMRACSKDMDTAKLMGIDVDAIISFTFGIGSALAAVGGIMWALKYPQIHPLIGIMPGLKCFIAAVVGGIGNIPGAMLGGFLLGLGEILLVAFLPGLSGYRDAFAFIILIVILLFKPTGILGEKVAEKV